From one Leptospira noumeaensis genomic stretch:
- a CDS encoding efflux RND transporter periplasmic adaptor subunit yields the protein MKSQYLSKSNIKNWVKKVLIFSVLYFLLSIVYTFFSTEELRGRFPLFVKLFYYQKEWGNTTEIYAIEAPKQGFVYSSPRFIEENKVIEFPAVVEPTKEIQLHQKQTGRVRKIYVEEGSIVREGQVLLEIDDELFRLEGERLRLSLEIAGSQVAIALEKWKQAEKQIEVKLREIDKKTEWIGLAEKEWNFSRNVTEKKTILWKQGFISLSELEKLKQEEESKETQYKNLLRDRDNLLSGVNLDLGQEGLSFEDKLKNWREKNTSLERSEYELSLSQQKIIKNQIKANGELLAETKLRSPKSGKILKIQIKEGELVNQTPVMILMEKGELSVGFQIGESDLIHFSPGKSVLFLFSDESMPPINGKVDRVGGFLDPRSHSIGIKVRLDPKQSKVLPGMFGLVQVKLPETKEKILISKRSLRGDESSGFYVNVKQGERVEKRFIQFKPYLFNEIEVLSGLSSLDQVESSVSL from the coding sequence ATGAAATCCCAATACTTATCTAAATCTAATATAAAAAATTGGGTTAAAAAAGTTCTTATTTTCAGTGTTCTTTATTTTCTTTTATCGATTGTTTATACATTTTTTTCAACGGAAGAACTCCGTGGTCGTTTCCCTTTGTTTGTGAAATTGTTCTATTACCAGAAAGAGTGGGGAAATACAACCGAAATTTATGCTATCGAAGCGCCTAAACAAGGTTTTGTGTATTCTAGTCCTCGTTTCATAGAAGAAAATAAGGTGATTGAATTTCCGGCGGTGGTGGAACCTACAAAAGAAATCCAGTTGCACCAAAAACAAACAGGAAGAGTAAGAAAGATCTATGTAGAAGAAGGAAGTATTGTCAGAGAAGGGCAAGTTCTTTTAGAAATTGATGATGAATTATTCCGATTGGAAGGAGAGAGGTTACGTCTTTCTCTTGAAATTGCGGGATCTCAAGTGGCCATTGCTTTGGAAAAATGGAAACAGGCTGAAAAACAAATCGAAGTTAAATTACGAGAAATTGATAAAAAAACAGAATGGATTGGGTTAGCCGAGAAAGAATGGAATTTCTCCAGAAATGTAACAGAGAAAAAAACAATCCTTTGGAAACAGGGTTTTATTTCCCTCTCCGAGTTGGAAAAACTAAAACAAGAAGAAGAATCCAAAGAAACTCAGTATAAGAATTTATTACGAGATCGTGATAATCTTTTGAGCGGAGTGAATTTGGATTTAGGGCAAGAAGGCCTTAGTTTTGAGGATAAACTAAAGAATTGGAGAGAAAAAAATACCTCTTTAGAAAGATCTGAATATGAATTGAGTTTATCCCAACAGAAAATCATTAAAAATCAAATTAAGGCCAATGGGGAATTATTAGCAGAAACGAAATTACGATCACCGAAATCTGGTAAAATTTTAAAAATCCAAATCAAAGAAGGAGAACTGGTAAACCAAACTCCAGTGATGATTCTTATGGAAAAGGGGGAACTTTCTGTTGGATTTCAAATTGGTGAGTCGGATCTAATTCATTTTTCACCAGGCAAATCTGTTTTGTTCCTATTTTCGGATGAGAGTATGCCACCTATCAATGGGAAGGTGGATCGTGTTGGCGGATTTTTAGATCCAAGGTCACATAGTATTGGAATTAAGGTTCGGTTGGATCCAAAGCAATCCAAAGTTCTACCGGGTATGTTTGGTCTTGTCCAGGTAAAACTTCCAGAAACAAAAGAAAAAATTCTGATTTCCAAACGATCTCTCCGCGGGGATGAATCTAGCGGTTTTTATGTCAATGTCAAGCAGGGAGAACGAGTAGAGAAACGATTCATTCAATTCAAACCTTATTTGTTCAATGAGATAGAGGTTTTGTCGGGACTGTCTTCTTTAGACCAAGTTGAATCCAGCGTATCCCTATGA
- a CDS encoding DUF4384 domain-containing protein, with protein MKYFLSLSAIISLSLFSSDRIGKVPVYKIAVEAISMNEESLALRDFIKGEIQSTSRGTVTLPLKSLGNNGWEFDKEGNPSPKTQIRLGNLNDVDKLLLVSTEDGQAVISFVDVLHQKLEYRNSLPDSLSKTLVSDFLGFLDKKNIYLALSETGTGSNSPLKINSLKPTYIAGEPIRFEIESAEDNYVYVVLVPENQKGEPVLLFPNQIQNDNFVRKGDKVIIPDKRISFKAASTPSKDRIRAFASREEWKEFQLRGKKEDSFYRLLPPAVTGTKASHRSMMVVASSLTAPIEQSPVMEWEYQILSR; from the coding sequence ATGAAATATTTCTTAAGTCTCTCTGCGATCATTTCCCTTTCCCTCTTTTCCTCAGATCGGATTGGAAAGGTTCCCGTTTATAAAATAGCTGTAGAAGCAATTTCTATGAACGAAGAAAGTTTGGCTCTCCGTGATTTCATTAAAGGAGAAATCCAATCCACTTCCCGGGGAACGGTAACGCTCCCTTTAAAAAGTTTAGGAAACAATGGTTGGGAATTTGACAAAGAAGGAAATCCTTCTCCCAAAACACAAATTCGATTGGGAAACTTAAACGACGTAGATAAACTTTTACTTGTTTCTACAGAAGATGGACAAGCAGTCATTTCCTTCGTGGATGTCCTCCACCAAAAATTGGAATACCGAAACTCACTTCCTGATAGCCTTTCCAAAACTTTGGTTTCTGATTTCCTTGGGTTCTTAGACAAAAAAAATATTTACTTAGCACTTTCGGAAACTGGTACTGGATCCAATTCTCCACTGAAAATCAATTCATTGAAGCCCACTTATATAGCTGGTGAACCCATTCGCTTTGAGATTGAGTCTGCGGAAGACAACTATGTTTACGTAGTACTTGTTCCAGAAAACCAAAAGGGAGAACCCGTTTTACTTTTCCCAAACCAAATCCAAAACGACAACTTTGTTCGTAAAGGAGACAAGGTCATCATTCCTGACAAACGGATCTCCTTCAAAGCCGCATCCACGCCTTCCAAAGATAGGATTAGAGCCTTTGCTTCTCGCGAAGAATGGAAAGAATTCCAACTGCGTGGGAAAAAAGAAGATTCGTTTTATCGACTCCTCCCTCCTGCTGTTACCGGAACCAAGGCATCACATCGCTCTATGATGGTTGTTGCAAGTTCCCTCACCGCACCCATCGAACAAAGTCCAGTGATGGAGTGGGAATACCAAATCCTCTCTCGTTAA
- a CDS encoding FecR domain-containing protein, protein MIRFLVSILFLFITTTLAADEVGIISFIQGTNYLTGPRFKKAKEPVKLGSILKKGDTITTENGTCEIQLATQATVRLAKFSSVQIEDLLNPKSKSTTLKLVGGKLFVKAHKPAAGVPSQNQLSVVNPSFVAGVRGTEFLAAAPDVGGTDEDLNQVETGVYVNEGTVAVSPDKKGKQTLVAENEEVVVSGKELKKQILDEFVKDKMRIFEEFKAIKEENYQRIKEQYEKNDQLMNDYKGQGKVD, encoded by the coding sequence ATGATTCGATTTCTTGTGTCCATTTTGTTTCTTTTTATAACCACAACCCTCGCCGCCGATGAAGTAGGGATCATAAGTTTCATCCAAGGCACAAATTATTTAACAGGGCCACGGTTTAAAAAGGCAAAGGAACCCGTAAAGTTAGGTAGTATCCTAAAGAAGGGAGATACAATCACTACAGAAAACGGAACTTGTGAAATCCAATTGGCCACACAAGCTACGGTGCGCCTGGCGAAATTCTCATCCGTCCAAATCGAAGACCTACTCAATCCTAAATCAAAATCCACTACTTTAAAACTCGTTGGTGGTAAACTTTTCGTGAAAGCGCACAAACCAGCGGCAGGAGTTCCTAGCCAAAACCAACTGAGTGTGGTCAATCCTAGTTTTGTTGCGGGAGTTCGCGGCACCGAATTTTTAGCAGCAGCTCCCGATGTTGGGGGAACAGACGAAGACCTAAACCAAGTAGAAACAGGTGTTTATGTCAACGAAGGGACAGTCGCTGTAAGCCCAGATAAAAAGGGAAAACAAACCCTTGTAGCAGAAAATGAAGAAGTTGTGGTATCGGGAAAAGAATTAAAAAAACAAATTTTAGATGAATTTGTGAAAGATAAAATGCGTATTTTCGAAGAGTTCAAAGCCATCAAAGAAGAAAACTACCAACGAATCAAAGAACAATACGAAAAGAACGACCAGCTCATGAACGATTACAAAGGCCAAGGAAAGGTAGACTGA
- a CDS encoding TolC family protein has translation MWHKLWILCFLLSYPYTKVQAEGKLLWEDCVWIGMERSGSLGLEQVRSEIFPILTRDKWKQYLPKLGVHYFGIFSKNQEQIDQEYRDVRLQIQQLLYDGGETEREKQKLELRKLIHAEEKKLLREKIFKSISLSYLNFNKRQLVDFVYQLRSERYNEETKKRKQESELGLSPQAELGFLKVWEVEFQSKKIHSESSRKLAYLELRQSMSLEPGMDLFLEEGLMERIRLFDPAVVPSVPNENHPLRKKSRLQMELAELDQESLDNDWKPKLILGGYVGKNGNNGFPLQNEIYGLSLGVQANLGGTSFQSNTQNGIQSEGNGIQRIPGYGPQPVGPGENAFQSGSIGLFDDIGRNKKVFDTKMSVLQAKTEWKQSEIHLISQIQSAEIKLVELYRKYILYLENTKSNLFHHRVKRGERREGLISELEYLKSEEEVFVGMETLLDHYFQYIATALDLVLLLGEDPFNNRYYRVESKLISSDLSEILKVWKEKPSQEKSKIKEPKLGKQYPFLME, from the coding sequence ATGTGGCATAAACTTTGGATCCTTTGTTTTTTACTCAGTTACCCTTACACAAAGGTGCAAGCTGAGGGAAAATTATTATGGGAGGACTGTGTTTGGATTGGGATGGAACGAAGTGGGAGTTTGGGGTTAGAACAGGTTCGTTCAGAAATTTTTCCCATTTTGACAAGAGATAAGTGGAAACAATACCTTCCCAAACTTGGTGTTCATTATTTTGGAATCTTTTCGAAGAATCAGGAGCAGATTGACCAAGAATATCGGGATGTTCGATTGCAGATCCAACAACTACTTTATGACGGAGGAGAAACCGAAAGAGAAAAACAAAAACTCGAATTACGAAAACTAATTCATGCGGAGGAAAAAAAACTTCTAAGGGAAAAGATTTTTAAATCCATATCTTTGTCTTATCTGAACTTTAATAAACGTCAGTTAGTTGATTTTGTTTATCAACTGCGTTCTGAAAGATACAACGAAGAAACAAAAAAAAGAAAACAAGAATCAGAACTAGGACTTTCTCCCCAGGCAGAACTTGGATTTTTAAAAGTTTGGGAAGTCGAATTCCAATCTAAAAAAATTCATTCGGAATCATCTCGGAAACTCGCCTATTTAGAACTAAGACAATCTATGTCTTTGGAACCAGGAATGGATTTATTTTTAGAAGAAGGACTGATGGAACGCATTCGTTTGTTTGATCCAGCGGTTGTCCCATCCGTTCCCAATGAGAATCATCCTTTAAGGAAAAAATCACGACTACAGATGGAACTTGCCGAGTTAGATCAGGAAAGTCTAGACAATGATTGGAAACCAAAACTAATACTCGGTGGTTATGTGGGAAAAAATGGGAACAATGGGTTCCCGTTACAAAACGAAATTTATGGACTGAGCCTTGGTGTACAAGCCAACTTAGGGGGAACAAGTTTCCAATCAAATACTCAAAACGGAATCCAATCGGAAGGAAATGGAATCCAAAGAATTCCTGGATACGGCCCACAACCCGTAGGCCCTGGTGAAAATGCATTCCAAAGCGGATCGATTGGATTATTTGATGATATCGGTCGAAACAAAAAAGTTTTTGATACGAAGATGTCTGTTTTACAGGCGAAAACAGAATGGAAACAATCGGAAATTCATTTGATAAGCCAAATCCAATCAGCAGAGATCAAACTCGTTGAATTATATCGTAAGTACATTTTGTACTTAGAAAACACGAAATCCAATCTGTTTCATCATCGTGTGAAAAGGGGCGAGCGAAGAGAAGGGCTTATCTCTGAATTAGAATATTTAAAATCGGAAGAAGAGGTGTTTGTGGGAATGGAAACACTTCTCGACCATTATTTCCAATACATCGCTACTGCCTTAGACTTGGTATTATTACTTGGTGAAGATCCTTTCAATAATCGTTATTACCGCGTAGAGTCCAAATTAATTTCCAGTGATCTGAGTGAAATTTTAAAAGTTTGGAAAGAAAAACCATCTCAGGAAAAATCCAAAATAAAGGAACCAAAACTGGGAAAACAATACCCATTTCTAATGGAGTGA
- a CDS encoding LIC_12337 family protein, with protein sequence MRKLVYCLLFLVVSVQVTDFNKLARLDRDKLLGKLFGEAIHLGIGSDKLWSATSADNWGFVRQSATWARGNSGIIDSLILALKNAGYFNNTDTARVDVLSNVNLSGIGSSTLTIKINTPSTNISSTAYTGTKSFKHFMEIKKTGASVPSLQLFFDDPNTTLGNNGALVYYKLVDFGNPSFANVGNVITESYTGNDSIYGTKFQTYTWRNGPENASWISKHGRVVLTEVDSGKQLCFRSVVRLSFTKLKEVNPGGTTGLDSLKSACNTAQGTGSSDQIYYVLAYMQKFDLPFQTTAKATFTMSTARPETICNLPTSSFAGAKLSYGIFNINGYVTDQLTATEVPADYPSPTVGGSDFMSVDEAFNRTYAAFGASISGQTLLGTVKQYETTSKTFLDAFDGSDQNLTFK encoded by the coding sequence ATGAGAAAACTCGTATACTGTTTGTTATTCTTGGTAGTGAGTGTCCAAGTCACAGATTTTAACAAACTCGCGCGCCTGGATCGAGACAAACTCTTAGGTAAACTATTTGGGGAAGCCATCCATTTAGGAATTGGATCGGATAAACTTTGGTCTGCCACAAGTGCCGACAACTGGGGATTTGTGCGTCAGTCGGCTACATGGGCCCGTGGAAATTCGGGGATCATTGACTCTCTCATTTTAGCATTAAAAAATGCAGGTTATTTTAATAATACAGATACTGCCCGTGTGGATGTTCTCTCCAATGTAAACTTAAGTGGGATTGGGTCTTCTACTCTCACAATCAAAATCAACACTCCATCCACAAACATTAGTTCTACCGCATATACGGGAACAAAATCGTTTAAACATTTTATGGAGATCAAAAAAACGGGTGCCTCAGTTCCCTCCTTACAATTGTTTTTTGATGATCCGAACACCACTCTCGGAAATAATGGAGCCCTTGTTTATTACAAACTGGTTGATTTTGGAAATCCTTCCTTTGCCAATGTGGGAAATGTCATCACTGAAAGTTATACCGGTAACGATTCCATCTATGGAACCAAATTCCAAACGTATACATGGAGGAACGGCCCTGAAAATGCTTCTTGGATCAGTAAACATGGCCGAGTGGTTTTAACAGAAGTAGATTCAGGAAAACAACTTTGTTTTCGTTCCGTGGTTCGTTTGTCCTTTACCAAACTGAAAGAGGTAAACCCTGGTGGAACCACAGGTTTAGATTCTTTGAAATCAGCCTGTAACACAGCCCAAGGAACTGGATCCAGTGACCAAATTTATTATGTTTTGGCTTATATGCAAAAGTTTGATTTACCTTTCCAAACAACTGCCAAAGCAACATTCACTATGAGTACGGCAAGACCGGAAACCATTTGTAACTTACCTACCTCTTCTTTTGCAGGTGCCAAGTTGTCTTATGGAATTTTTAATATCAATGGGTATGTGACAGACCAACTAACAGCTACGGAAGTTCCTGCGGACTATCCAAGCCCTACAGTCGGTGGGTCAGATTTTATGTCTGTGGATGAGGCTTTCAATCGAACTTACGCGGCCTTTGGTGCGAGTATTTCTGGACAAACCTTACTTGGCACTGTCAAACAATACGAAACCACATCCAAAACCTTTTTAGATGCCTTTGATGGTTCTGACCAAAACCTAACCTTTAAATAA
- a CDS encoding phosphoesterase: MLLNVPGVFVDTDKQMVLRPSLWKYRYLFVFVSLLGILTIYQLSVVLLLRKSIDLPSSPFQGTKLTNPYQNWMGDGQEKISLHAHSNEVWFTPERHTISEIQSEYKKEGFSNVAITDYGQVSETENPNYIRGFEWGQNIKKRHLLAIGIKKSFYDYFPVYASRENLNWVMDRMKKLGGYVIIPHPKLFDSFSKEEMSSIGGFQAVEVYSPFGDDTKVLDKLLSQGRNVHCMASDDLHYFPENSIKNFDQPTWKDIIQTLGNQRGRKGESFLRYIVTAEGKTDQSYVLDSLYSGSFFCVKKFFQGAEDPKVPKIQVTKNNLIELDSKERYLEIRFIGQMGEVLQVNPDTNKATYEFQEKDSYVRLEMVALTGSILSNAIYRNQSSEKN; encoded by the coding sequence ATGCTTTTGAATGTTCCTGGTGTTTTTGTCGACACTGACAAACAAATGGTTCTTCGACCTTCCTTGTGGAAGTATCGATATTTGTTTGTATTTGTATCCTTACTGGGTATTCTTACTATTTACCAGCTATCAGTTGTTTTACTCCTGCGAAAGTCTATCGATTTACCTTCTTCTCCGTTCCAAGGAACAAAACTTACCAATCCTTACCAAAATTGGATGGGAGATGGACAAGAAAAGATATCCTTACATGCCCATTCCAATGAGGTTTGGTTCACTCCAGAAAGGCATACCATATCCGAAATCCAATCGGAATATAAAAAGGAAGGTTTTTCTAACGTAGCCATCACAGACTACGGACAAGTTTCGGAAACAGAAAACCCTAATTACATTCGAGGATTTGAATGGGGACAAAATATAAAAAAACGCCATCTCCTTGCGATTGGAATTAAAAAGTCTTTTTATGATTATTTTCCAGTGTATGCATCTCGCGAAAATTTAAATTGGGTCATGGATCGAATGAAAAAGTTAGGTGGTTATGTGATCATTCCACATCCAAAACTTTTTGATTCGTTTTCCAAAGAAGAAATGTCTTCTATCGGTGGATTTCAAGCTGTCGAAGTATACTCTCCATTTGGTGATGATACCAAAGTTTTAGATAAACTCCTTAGCCAAGGACGAAATGTCCATTGTATGGCGAGTGATGACTTACATTATTTTCCAGAAAACTCCATCAAAAATTTTGACCAACCTACTTGGAAGGACATCATTCAAACTTTGGGAAACCAAAGAGGGCGAAAAGGGGAAAGTTTTCTCAGATATATAGTGACTGCAGAAGGAAAAACAGACCAAAGTTACGTCTTGGATTCCTTATATTCCGGTTCATTTTTTTGCGTTAAAAAATTCTTCCAAGGTGCTGAGGATCCAAAAGTTCCGAAGATCCAAGTCACAAAAAACAATTTGATTGAATTGGATTCTAAAGAAAGATACTTAGAGATTCGGTTTATAGGGCAGATGGGTGAAGTTTTACAAGTAAACCCAGATACAAACAAAGCCACTTACGAGTTCCAAGAAAAAGATTCTTATGTGCGATTGGAGATGGTTGCCTTGACTGGATCGATTCTTTCCAACGCCATTTACAGAAATCAATCATCTGAAAAAAACTAA
- a CDS encoding Ig-like domain-containing protein, whose protein sequence is MNPVRWKCFSLVCAVCAFANCSDKFGSLEDWLGVLGASDTPRVLTFTPNSESTEVNPQTTISVVFSHPMSIQSCVSGFSLEPQVRGSFETTEISLKFTPKTELPSGGYIARLTKQCEDKNGKDLDRVYTVSFRVGEKEVPEAPTVGSIIVQTGTEAECFNGGSPSDILLGEVSSGCVGVPGPPPIQIRFTKPMNQTEVGLGLRMEPNVSFRLEWMNPSEVKILPDSIFSSNVRYHILLPAGVHSLDGSVLSATFRRDFFVGSVSDPEVIGFGLESQNCGLGIQEFGSITGARWDSGFCFWSLGLPILDPHSYQFRGGDDGTGTNSACADVNTDNFRIFFNQYMDTTSVIGATRFSKISPPSSNIRLSTWVWSHCQTVSPYGCRELTYSYAESEASCNGPLFGNISTGGDFNLSASNLAPNFYPYYEFRLEAEAKSILGKRMKNVFVIQVEAK, encoded by the coding sequence ATGAATCCTGTTAGATGGAAATGTTTTTCTTTAGTTTGTGCAGTTTGTGCATTTGCCAATTGTTCTGACAAATTTGGATCTTTGGAAGATTGGTTAGGAGTTCTCGGTGCCAGTGACACACCTAGAGTATTAACTTTTACTCCTAATTCGGAGTCCACCGAAGTGAATCCCCAAACAACAATTTCAGTTGTTTTTAGTCATCCTATGTCCATCCAATCTTGTGTTTCTGGATTTTCCCTGGAACCACAAGTCAGAGGCAGTTTTGAAACCACGGAAATCAGTCTTAAGTTCACTCCGAAAACAGAACTTCCTTCGGGTGGTTACATTGCCCGGCTTACCAAACAATGCGAAGATAAAAATGGGAAGGATTTGGATCGTGTGTATACGGTTTCCTTTCGTGTGGGTGAAAAGGAAGTTCCTGAAGCTCCAACAGTTGGTTCTATCATCGTACAAACGGGAACAGAGGCCGAATGTTTCAACGGGGGTTCTCCCTCAGATATTTTGTTAGGTGAGGTAAGTTCTGGTTGTGTGGGAGTTCCTGGTCCTCCTCCCATTCAAATCAGGTTTACCAAACCGATGAACCAAACGGAAGTTGGGCTTGGCCTAAGGATGGAACCGAATGTTTCGTTTCGGCTGGAATGGATGAATCCTTCAGAGGTGAAGATTTTACCCGATTCTATTTTTTCATCCAATGTAAGGTATCATATCCTCTTGCCCGCCGGGGTTCACTCTCTTGATGGGAGTGTACTAAGCGCAACGTTTCGCCGTGATTTTTTTGTGGGGAGTGTATCGGATCCAGAAGTAATTGGATTTGGGTTGGAATCACAAAACTGCGGTTTGGGAATTCAGGAATTTGGATCTATAACGGGTGCTCGTTGGGACTCTGGATTTTGTTTTTGGAGTTTAGGATTGCCAATTTTAGATCCACATTCTTACCAATTTCGTGGAGGGGATGATGGTACTGGCACAAATTCGGCTTGTGCGGATGTAAACACCGATAACTTTCGAATCTTTTTTAATCAATATATGGATACCACTTCCGTGATTGGTGCTACAAGATTTTCAAAAATTTCTCCACCTTCATCAAACATTCGTTTATCGACATGGGTTTGGTCTCATTGCCAAACAGTTTCTCCCTATGGTTGCCGGGAACTAACTTATTCTTATGCGGAAAGTGAAGCCAGTTGTAATGGGCCTCTATTTGGAAACATTTCTACAGGTGGAGACTTTAACCTTTCCGCATCTAATTTAGCACCTAACTTTTATCCTTATTATGAGTTTCGTTTGGAAGCAGAAGCTAAATCAATTTTAGGGAAACGAATGAAAAATGTTTTTGTCATTCAAGTGGAGGCCAAATGA